A portion of the Candidatus Methylomirabilota bacterium genome contains these proteins:
- a CDS encoding FHA domain-containing protein, which translates to VIKVGREAGLDVVIDNVAVSRHQMEIRLQDMKWVVRDLDSGNGTFLNGKRLWGSGPLKSGDEISFGKFSLFFDHGTRWCSAPTGLTRQVRPHEIRRLAGSRSRRRAYERLVALANERGGPDNITLQLIRFGPQSLLPAALSSLRVW; encoded by the coding sequence GTGATAAAGGTCGGTCGCGAGGCCGGCCTGGACGTCGTGATCGACAACGTCGCGGTGTCCCGCCACCAGATGGAGATTCGCCTGCAGGACATGAAGTGGGTCGTCAGAGACCTCGACTCGGGCAACGGCACGTTCCTCAACGGGAAACGGTTGTGGGGCTCGGGCCCGCTCAAGTCCGGGGACGAGATCTCCTTCGGCAAGTTCTCGCTCTTCTTCGACCACGGGACACGCTGGTGCTCTGCACCGACGGGCCTCACGAGACAGGTGCGGCCGCACGAGATCCGCCGCCTGGCCGGGAGCCGCTCGCGACGGCGGGCCTACGAGCGGCTGGTGGCGCTGGCGAACGAGCGCGGGGGCCCCGACAACATCACGCTGCAGCTGATCCGCTTCGGGCCGCAGAGCCTCCTGCCCGCCGCCCTCTCGTCCCTTCGCGTCTGGTAG
- a CDS encoding alpha/beta hydrolase, producing the protein MPTATIDGLEVNYVTRGSGPALLMLAPGGFDATLEKWTTAGVWKGMRPLDTLSDFFRVVAYDRRESGASGGRVEKLTWSLFAEQARKLLDQLGIAKAFVLGGCMGCSVATAFAASYPDATHALILHWPVGGYRWKLAGSDRFARHLRFAREHGLAGVVKRAHEGKSFWQDPEAGPWASALVRDQRFAEAFQAQDLERYLGLVAASMRGLFDRDMPPGAEPEELMAMKVPALIIPGDDPAHATSGAHYLRELLPRPEFWPVMPPEQTPERVRDRILEFGRAHK; encoded by the coding sequence ATGCCGACTGCGACGATCGACGGGCTCGAGGTCAACTACGTCACCCGCGGCTCCGGGCCGGCCCTGCTCATGCTGGCCCCGGGGGGCTTCGACGCCACGCTCGAGAAGTGGACGACGGCCGGGGTCTGGAAGGGCATGCGGCCCCTCGACACGCTGTCCGACTTCTTCCGCGTCGTCGCGTACGACCGGCGCGAGTCGGGAGCCTCGGGCGGGCGCGTCGAGAAGCTCACCTGGTCGCTCTTCGCCGAGCAGGCCAGGAAGCTCCTCGACCAGCTCGGCATCGCCAAGGCGTTCGTCCTCGGCGGCTGCATGGGCTGCTCCGTGGCGACGGCGTTCGCCGCGAGCTATCCGGACGCGACCCACGCCCTCATCCTCCACTGGCCCGTCGGCGGCTACCGCTGGAAGCTCGCCGGCAGCGACCGCTTCGCGCGCCATCTGCGCTTCGCTCGGGAGCACGGGCTCGCGGGAGTCGTCAAGCGGGCCCACGAGGGCAAGTCGTTCTGGCAGGACCCTGAAGCCGGCCCCTGGGCGTCCGCCCTCGTGCGGGACCAGCGCTTCGCGGAAGCGTTCCAGGCCCAGGACCTCGAGCGTTATCTCGGCCTCGTGGCGGCGAGCATGCGCGGGCTCTTCGACCGTGACATGCCGCCGGGCGCCGAGCCCGAGGAGCTGATGGCGATGAAGGTCCCTGCCCTCATCATCCCGGGCGACGACCCCGCCCACGCGACGTCCGGGGCCCACTACCTGCGCGAGCTGCTCCCGCGGCCGGAGTTCTGGCCCGTGATGCCACCGGAGCAGACGCCGGAGCGCGTGCGCGACCGGATCCTCGAATTCGGGCGCGCGCACAAGTAG
- a CDS encoding adenylate/guanylate cyclase domain-containing protein — protein sequence MQCPRCQTQNRPGAQFCRSCGARFDAVCPKCHARVEPNSRFCDACGADLAAAQATAAPPGGPAPAAPPAQFGAPGAYTPKHLAEKILTSRSALEGERKQVTVLFVDVSGFTSLAEGLDPEDVHRMMTRAFELMLEEVHRYEGTVNQFLGDGIMALFGAPIAHEDHAQRAAHAALGIRKALDRYQEELQRKHGLTFQVRQGLNTGLVVVGSIGTDLRMDYTAVGDTTNIAARLQQAAGGGRVLVSEAMHRLVEGYFHTRALGELQLKGKTEAVRAWEIIAARQPRTRLDVEAERGLTPYVGRERELRQLFECFEQAKDGHGQVVFIVGEAGIGKSRLLYEFRRRLGDEATWNEGRCMSFGRSIALHPIVDMLKRTFRVEETDTEGTIAKKVERGVLMLGEDLRPLVGYLRYVLSVDPGDASVLTMDPQQRRGEIFDALRRLLLRASEVRPQVLVHEDVHWMDKASEESLQFIMDSVPRSRLLVLLTYRPGYAHPFGDRSYHTRIALGALSDQDSAGMAQAMLATESLPVELQRLIVQKAEGNPFFVEEVVKSLQEVGAIRREGSRYALTRRLDEVVIPDTIQDVIMARIDRLADAPKKTLQLASVIGREFTQRLLDRIADLRGSTEAFLRELKAIELIYEKSLFPELAYMFKHALTHDVAYNSILLQRRRELHLVIALAIEELYADRVAEQYEMPAYHFSKGEDWARALEYQLKAADKSAKTFANREAIALYEQALETAGHLGDAVGIETLMAIHEAEANLYFVLSDFHGARAEGERLLALARRAGDRLKEASALAGMGFASMWAHDFEPALADSRAAIEVATEVGAQDVIAASRFTTGFVYAITERLEEAQGELGQALTISREAGDRLHEAFTLGYVGLFHNWIGDYEVARQTGREALRIAREHNLLLPYYWGLFMHSVTLVGKGDYDEALAFGEEGLALCEKIGDEVMYHRILNTLGWLWSEFGDLDRAAEFSRRGADGARKRGDPETFANPQINLGDMLIVKGELPLAAETLDEVHRLVKDPATSDWMKWRYSTHLFASLADLWLARGDYTKATASVDQCLEIATRTGARKNVVKGQRARGEIATRRRRWDEAERALREALAIAQAIGNPGQLWRTHAALGRLRDAQGKSAEARAAYAAARDVIDGVRARLTTPELAAALERAAFVQRINELSAPR from the coding sequence ATGCAATGCCCCCGGTGCCAGACCCAGAATCGCCCGGGCGCCCAGTTCTGCCGGAGCTGCGGCGCGCGCTTCGACGCCGTCTGCCCCAAGTGCCACGCGCGTGTCGAGCCGAACAGCCGCTTCTGTGACGCGTGCGGCGCCGACCTGGCCGCCGCCCAGGCGACCGCGGCGCCGCCGGGCGGCCCGGCCCCCGCCGCGCCCCCGGCGCAGTTCGGCGCGCCGGGCGCCTACACGCCGAAGCATCTCGCCGAGAAGATCCTGACCTCGCGCAGCGCCCTCGAGGGCGAGCGCAAGCAGGTCACCGTGTTGTTCGTGGACGTCTCGGGCTTCACCTCGCTCGCCGAGGGCCTCGATCCCGAGGACGTCCACCGGATGATGACGCGCGCGTTCGAGCTGATGCTCGAGGAGGTTCACCGCTACGAGGGGACCGTCAACCAGTTCCTCGGCGACGGCATCATGGCGCTCTTCGGCGCCCCGATCGCCCACGAGGACCACGCCCAGCGCGCGGCGCACGCGGCACTCGGCATCCGCAAGGCGCTCGACCGCTACCAGGAGGAGCTCCAGCGCAAGCACGGGCTCACGTTCCAGGTCCGCCAGGGCCTCAACACCGGGCTCGTCGTCGTCGGCTCCATCGGCACCGACCTCCGCATGGATTACACGGCGGTCGGCGACACCACCAACATCGCCGCGCGCCTGCAGCAGGCCGCCGGCGGCGGCCGCGTCCTCGTCTCCGAGGCCATGCACCGGCTGGTGGAGGGCTACTTCCACACGCGCGCGCTCGGCGAGCTCCAGCTCAAGGGCAAGACCGAGGCCGTCCGCGCGTGGGAGATCATCGCCGCGCGCCAGCCGCGGACCCGCCTGGACGTCGAGGCCGAGCGCGGGCTCACGCCCTATGTCGGGCGCGAGCGCGAGCTGCGTCAGCTCTTCGAGTGCTTCGAGCAGGCCAAGGACGGCCACGGCCAGGTCGTCTTCATCGTCGGCGAAGCCGGCATCGGCAAGTCCCGGCTGCTCTACGAGTTCCGCCGGCGTCTGGGCGACGAGGCGACCTGGAACGAGGGCCGCTGCATGTCCTTCGGCCGTTCGATCGCGCTCCACCCGATCGTGGACATGCTCAAGCGGACGTTCCGGGTCGAGGAGACGGACACCGAGGGCACGATCGCCAAGAAGGTCGAGCGCGGCGTGCTGATGCTGGGCGAGGATCTGCGGCCGCTCGTGGGCTACCTGCGCTACGTGCTCTCGGTGGACCCCGGCGATGCGTCCGTCCTCACGATGGACCCGCAGCAGCGCCGGGGCGAGATCTTCGACGCCCTGCGCCGCCTGCTGCTGCGCGCCTCCGAGGTCCGTCCCCAGGTGCTCGTCCACGAGGACGTCCACTGGATGGACAAGGCGAGCGAGGAGAGCCTGCAGTTCATCATGGACAGCGTCCCGAGGAGCCGGCTGCTCGTCCTGCTCACGTATCGGCCCGGGTACGCCCATCCCTTCGGGGACCGCAGCTACCACACGCGCATCGCGCTCGGTGCCCTGTCCGATCAGGACAGCGCCGGCATGGCCCAGGCCATGCTCGCGACCGAGAGCCTCCCCGTGGAGCTTCAGCGCCTGATCGTCCAGAAAGCCGAAGGCAACCCGTTCTTCGTCGAGGAGGTCGTGAAGTCGCTGCAGGAGGTGGGGGCCATCCGCCGCGAGGGCTCGCGCTACGCGCTGACCCGGCGGCTCGACGAGGTCGTGATCCCCGACACGATCCAGGACGTGATCATGGCGCGCATCGACCGGCTCGCCGATGCGCCGAAGAAGACGCTGCAGCTCGCCTCGGTGATCGGGCGCGAATTCACCCAGCGCCTGCTCGACCGGATCGCGGACCTGCGCGGGAGCACCGAGGCGTTCCTGCGGGAGCTGAAGGCCATCGAGCTGATCTACGAGAAAAGCCTCTTCCCCGAGCTCGCCTACATGTTCAAGCACGCGCTCACCCACGACGTCGCGTACAACTCTATCCTGCTCCAGCGGCGGCGGGAGCTGCACCTGGTGATCGCGCTGGCGATCGAGGAGCTCTACGCCGACCGGGTCGCCGAGCAGTACGAGATGCCCGCCTATCATTTCTCGAAGGGCGAGGACTGGGCGCGGGCGCTCGAGTATCAGCTCAAGGCCGCCGACAAGAGCGCCAAGACGTTCGCCAACCGCGAGGCGATCGCCCTCTACGAGCAGGCCCTGGAGACGGCCGGGCACCTCGGCGATGCGGTCGGCATCGAGACCCTCATGGCCATTCACGAGGCCGAAGCGAATCTGTACTTCGTGCTGAGCGATTTCCACGGCGCGCGCGCCGAGGGCGAGCGCCTGCTCGCGCTGGCCCGTCGCGCGGGCGATCGCCTGAAGGAAGCGTCGGCGCTCGCCGGCATGGGCTTCGCGTCGATGTGGGCTCACGACTTCGAGCCCGCGTTGGCTGACTCGCGCGCGGCGATCGAGGTCGCGACCGAGGTGGGGGCGCAGGACGTGATCGCGGCCAGCCGATTCACCACCGGCTTCGTGTACGCCATCACCGAGCGGCTCGAGGAAGCGCAGGGGGAGCTGGGGCAGGCGCTGACGATCAGCCGCGAGGCGGGCGATCGGCTCCACGAGGCCTTCACGCTGGGCTACGTCGGCCTGTTCCACAACTGGATCGGCGACTACGAGGTCGCGAGGCAGACCGGGCGCGAGGCGCTCCGGATCGCCCGGGAGCACAACCTGCTCCTCCCGTACTACTGGGGCCTCTTCATGCACAGCGTGACCCTCGTCGGCAAGGGGGACTACGACGAGGCCCTCGCGTTCGGCGAGGAAGGACTCGCCCTCTGCGAGAAGATCGGCGACGAGGTGATGTACCACCGCATCCTCAACACGCTGGGCTGGCTCTGGAGCGAGTTCGGCGATCTGGACCGCGCGGCGGAGTTCAGCCGGCGCGGGGCCGACGGGGCGCGCAAGCGCGGGGATCCCGAGACGTTCGCGAACCCGCAGATCAACCTCGGCGACATGCTCATCGTCAAAGGCGAGCTGCCCCTCGCGGCGGAGACCCTGGACGAGGTGCACCGCCTCGTGAAGGATCCGGCCACCAGCGACTGGATGAAGTGGCGCTACTCGACGCACCTCTTCGCGAGCCTCGCCGATCTCTGGCTCGCGCGCGGTGACTACACGAAGGCCACGGCTTCGGTGGACCAGTGCCTGGAGATCGCGACGCGGACCGGCGCGAGGAAGAACGTCGTGAAGGGCCAACGCGCCAGGGGTGAGATCGCCACGCGCCGGCGGCGCTGGGACGAGGCGGAGCGGGCGCTACGCGAGGCGCTGGCGATCGCTCAGGCGATCGGCAACCCCGGCCAGCTCTGGCGCACCCACGCGGCGCTCGGCCGCCTGCGGGACGCGCAGGGCAAGTCCGCCGAGGCGCGCGCCGCCTACGCCGCCGCCCGCGACGTCATCGACGGCGTGCGTGCCCGCCTCACGACCCCGGAGCTCGCGGCCGCCCTCGAGCGCGCCGCCTTCGTCCAGCGCATCAACGAGCTCTCGGCGCCCCGGTAG
- a CDS encoding sigma-70 family RNA polymerase sigma factor, with protein sequence MTDDADETIPDAPLDTLADETDQHVREETRETSRANLRVYLTEIARIPLLTREEERELGRRIRAGDAQAKARLAETNLRLVVQIARRYLNRGLPLPDLIEEGNLGLLRAVEKFEPERGTRFSTYAAWWIRQAIGRALANQARTIRLPVHVGLLLGRYAREQKRLAQALGRQPTPAEVAEALGMSLEQIHELEEIRQPLVPLDSPAGEGKRRIGDLVADPAPGPSDALGELVRSRADLVSALDDLAANERTVLRRRFGLEGDEPETLDAIGRRLGLTRERVRQIEAGGLRKLRALLTARGVNAADFL encoded by the coding sequence ATGACTGACGACGCGGATGAGACCATCCCGGACGCGCCGCTCGACACGCTGGCGGACGAGACCGACCAGCACGTGCGCGAGGAGACGCGCGAGACCAGCCGCGCGAACCTGCGCGTCTACCTGACGGAGATCGCGCGCATCCCGCTCCTCACGCGGGAGGAGGAACGGGAGCTCGGGCGCCGGATCCGCGCGGGCGACGCGCAGGCGAAGGCGCGCCTCGCCGAGACCAACCTGCGCCTCGTCGTCCAGATCGCCCGGCGCTACCTGAACCGAGGGCTGCCGCTGCCCGACCTCATCGAGGAGGGCAACCTCGGCCTCCTGCGCGCCGTCGAGAAGTTCGAGCCCGAGCGCGGCACGCGCTTCTCGACCTACGCGGCGTGGTGGATCCGCCAGGCGATCGGGCGCGCCCTCGCCAACCAGGCGCGGACGATCCGCCTGCCCGTGCACGTCGGGCTGCTGCTCGGTCGCTACGCGCGCGAGCAGAAGCGGCTCGCGCAGGCGCTCGGGCGCCAGCCCACGCCGGCCGAGGTGGCCGAGGCGCTCGGGATGAGCCTCGAGCAGATCCACGAGCTCGAGGAGATCCGCCAGCCGCTCGTGCCGCTCGACTCGCCGGCGGGCGAGGGCAAGAGGCGGATCGGCGACCTCGTGGCCGACCCCGCGCCCGGCCCGAGCGACGCGCTCGGCGAGCTCGTCCGCTCCCGTGCCGATCTCGTCTCGGCGCTCGACGACCTCGCCGCGAACGAGCGGACGGTGCTCCGGCGGCGCTTCGGCCTCGAGGGGGACGAGCCCGAGACGCTGGACGCGATCGGGCGGCGGCTCGGTCTCACGCGCGAGCGTGTGCGCCAGATCGAGGCCGGCGGGCTCCGGAAGCTCCGCGCGCTCCTCACCGCGCGCGGCGTGAACGCCGCGGACTTCCTCTAG
- a CDS encoding LysM peptidoglycan-binding domain-containing M23 family metallopeptidase gives MRARCAAAALGVAVLAAPSLAPAGAAADTVPGAPGARIHEVKPGDTLGALAKRYGVRVAGIVAANQLAGPAVVLTPGQRLVIPAATGARQAARPQPKGPVALGVARPAPPVPRAPDNLVLAVPDFYDAPLGFVWPADGPVTSTFGRRRGGWHRGIDIKGERGAPVQAAAAGVVIASGVEPRYGRVVKLEHEHGFVTIYAHNTENLVEVGDRVRAGQLIATIGKSGRATAHHVHFEIRRDGRAYNPLYLLPLPPLVARVEDLQDTGPDDD, from the coding sequence GTGAGGGCGCGGTGCGCCGCGGCGGCGCTCGGCGTCGCCGTTCTCGCGGCGCCGTCGCTCGCGCCCGCCGGTGCTGCGGCCGACACGGTGCCCGGGGCTCCCGGGGCGCGCATTCACGAGGTGAAGCCCGGCGACACGCTGGGCGCCCTGGCCAAGCGCTACGGCGTCAGGGTCGCCGGGATCGTGGCGGCGAACCAGCTCGCGGGGCCCGCCGTCGTCCTCACGCCCGGCCAGCGTCTGGTCATTCCGGCGGCGACCGGCGCCCGCCAGGCCGCGCGCCCACAGCCGAAGGGACCGGTCGCCCTCGGCGTCGCGCGACCCGCGCCGCCCGTCCCGCGCGCGCCCGACAACCTCGTCCTCGCCGTCCCGGACTTCTACGACGCGCCGCTCGGCTTCGTCTGGCCCGCCGACGGCCCTGTGACCTCCACGTTCGGCCGGCGCCGGGGCGGCTGGCACCGGGGGATCGACATCAAGGGCGAGCGTGGCGCGCCCGTGCAGGCCGCGGCGGCCGGCGTGGTCATCGCGAGCGGGGTCGAGCCGCGCTACGGCCGCGTCGTCAAGCTCGAGCACGAGCACGGGTTCGTCACGATCTACGCCCACAACACTGAGAATCTCGTCGAGGTCGGCGACCGCGTCCGCGCCGGCCAGCTGATCGCGACGATCGGCAAGAGCGGCCGCGCCACGGCCCACCACGTGCACTTCGAGATCCGGCGCGACGGGCGCGCCTACAACCCGCTCTACCTCCTGCCGCTCCCGCCGCTGGTCGCGCGGGTCGAGGACCTGCAGGACACCGGGCCCGACGATGACTGA
- a CDS encoding acylphosphatase, with protein MSGRSAADIIVEGRVQGVGYRYFVQRRAQTLGLAGYVMNLRDGRVRAHAEGPRAFIEELVRALEKGPPLSSVENVSVRWLPPSDRFADFGIRYAEFEP; from the coding sequence GTGAGCGGGAGATCCGCGGCGGATATCATCGTAGAGGGGCGCGTGCAGGGCGTGGGCTACCGCTACTTCGTTCAGCGCCGCGCCCAGACGCTCGGCCTCGCGGGCTACGTGATGAACCTCAGGGACGGGCGCGTGCGCGCTCACGCCGAGGGTCCCCGGGCTTTCATCGAGGAGCTCGTCCGTGCGCTCGAGAAGGGCCCGCCGCTCTCGAGCGTCGAGAACGTCAGCGTCCGCTGGCTCCCGCCGAGCGACCGCTTCGCCGATTTCGGGATCCGCTATGCGGAGTTCGAGCCGTGA
- a CDS encoding protein-L-isoaspartate(D-aspartate) O-methyltransferase → MVEEQLARRGITDARVLAAMRRVPRHLFVEEALRGRAYGDHPLPIGEEQTISQPYIVALMSELLELAGPEKVLEIGTGSGYQTAVLAELAGRVCSIERLPRLAERARALLEQLGVTNVWVRVGGGTLGWPDEAPFDRILVTAGGPSVPPPLFQQLVEGGRMVVPIGDAENQRLTVVEKVRGAMKTREAGECKFVKLVGKYAWDA, encoded by the coding sequence ATGGTGGAGGAGCAGCTCGCGCGGCGCGGGATCACCGACGCGCGCGTGCTCGCGGCGATGCGGAGGGTCCCGCGCCACCTCTTCGTCGAGGAGGCGTTGCGCGGGCGCGCCTACGGCGACCACCCGCTCCCCATCGGCGAGGAGCAGACGATCTCCCAACCCTACATCGTCGCTCTCATGTCCGAGCTCCTCGAGCTCGCCGGGCCCGAGAAGGTCCTCGAGATCGGCACGGGCTCGGGTTATCAGACGGCCGTGCTGGCCGAGCTCGCCGGGCGCGTCTGCTCGATCGAGCGGCTGCCGCGCCTCGCCGAGCGCGCGCGGGCGCTCCTCGAGCAGCTCGGCGTGACGAACGTCTGGGTGCGCGTCGGCGGCGGGACGCTCGGCTGGCCCGACGAGGCGCCCTTCGACCGCATCCTCGTCACCGCCGGTGGCCCGTCGGTCCCGCCCCCGCTCTTCCAGCAGCTCGTCGAGGGCGGCCGCATGGTGGTCCCGATCGGCGACGCGGAGAACCAGCGGCTCACCGTGGTCGAGAAGGTCCGCGGCGCGATGAAGACGCGCGAGGCCGGCGAGTGCAAGTTCGTGAAGCTCGTGGGAAAGTACGCCTGGGACGCGTGA
- the surE gene encoding 5'/3'-nucleotidase SurE produces the protein MAVLLVTNDDGVHAPGLAALARALDELGDVYVLAPEREQSACGHALTLHRPLRVDRLGERRFAVNGTPSDCVNLGVLGFLAERPVLVVAGVNHGSNLGDDVTYSGTVSAAMEGTLLGVPSLAVSLVDGGDFDGAAAIARMLATRVLVTGLPPKTLLNVNVPAGAPRGIRLTRLGQRVYSGKVVEQTDPRGRAHYWIGGGEPEWGELAGTDMGAIHDRHVSITPLHLDLTNHRALDQLADLAAALDARYRPAARTRERRG, from the coding sequence ATGGCGGTTCTGCTCGTCACCAACGACGACGGTGTGCACGCGCCCGGGCTCGCGGCGCTCGCGCGGGCGCTCGACGAGCTCGGGGACGTGTACGTGCTGGCGCCCGAGCGCGAGCAGAGCGCCTGCGGGCACGCGCTGACGCTCCACCGGCCGCTCCGGGTGGACCGCCTCGGGGAGCGGCGCTTCGCGGTCAACGGCACGCCCTCCGACTGCGTCAACCTCGGCGTCCTCGGCTTCCTCGCCGAGCGCCCCGTGCTCGTCGTCGCCGGCGTCAACCACGGCTCGAACCTCGGCGACGACGTCACGTACTCCGGCACCGTGTCGGCGGCGATGGAGGGGACGCTCCTCGGCGTGCCCTCGCTCGCCGTGTCGCTGGTGGACGGCGGCGACTTCGACGGGGCGGCGGCGATCGCCCGCATGCTCGCGACACGCGTGCTCGTCACCGGGCTGCCGCCCAAGACGCTGCTCAACGTGAACGTGCCCGCCGGGGCGCCGCGGGGCATCCGGCTGACGCGGCTCGGCCAGCGCGTCTACAGCGGGAAGGTCGTCGAGCAGACGGACCCGCGGGGCCGCGCGCACTACTGGATCGGCGGCGGCGAGCCCGAGTGGGGCGAGCTCGCCGGCACCGACATGGGCGCGATCCACGACCGGCACGTGTCGATCACGCCGCTCCACCTCGACCTCACGAACCACCGGGCGCTCGACCAGCTCGCCGACCTCGCGGCCGCGCTCGACGCCCGGTACCGGCCCGCCGCGCGGACGCGCGAGCGGAGGGGGTAG
- a CDS encoding MerR family transcriptional regulator has translation MTTTDVAEKLYYRIGEVEAVTGVPAYVLRYWESEFKLLRPKKNEAGQRLYRPRDLDLVKRIKTLLYEERLTLEGAKKRLLAESRRSTEQLDLGMKETAYADALRRIRERLSALRARLAP, from the coding sequence CTGACGACGACGGACGTCGCCGAGAAGCTCTACTATCGCATCGGCGAGGTCGAGGCGGTCACCGGCGTCCCGGCCTACGTGCTCCGCTACTGGGAGTCCGAGTTCAAGCTGCTGCGCCCCAAGAAGAACGAGGCGGGCCAGCGCCTCTATCGCCCGCGGGACCTGGACCTCGTCAAGCGTATCAAGACGCTCCTCTACGAGGAGCGGCTCACGCTCGAGGGCGCCAAGAAGCGCCTGCTCGCCGAGTCCCGCCGCTCGACGGAGCAGCTCGACCTCGGCATGAAGGAAACCGCGTACGCCGACGCGCTTCGGCGCATCCGCGAGCGGCTCAGCGCGCTCCGCGCGCGCCTCGCCCCCTGA
- a CDS encoding integration host factor subunit alpha has protein sequence MTKNDLVNAVAAHGLSKRQSASVVESVFDIIFRCFEQGEDVKIVGFGHFRIRKKASRRGRNPQTGESIEITARKVLTFKPSKGLKQRINTQTA, from the coding sequence GTGACCAAGAACGACCTGGTCAATGCCGTGGCGGCCCACGGACTGTCGAAGCGCCAGTCGGCGTCGGTGGTCGAGTCGGTCTTCGACATCATCTTCCGCTGCTTCGAGCAGGGCGAGGACGTCAAGATCGTCGGCTTCGGCCACTTCCGCATCCGGAAGAAAGCCTCGCGACGCGGCCGGAATCCCCAGACCGGCGAGTCGATCGAGATCACCGCGCGCAAGGTGCTCACGTTCAAGCCGAGCAAGGGGCTCAAGCAACGGATCAACACGCAGACGGCCTGA
- a CDS encoding SPOR domain-containing protein, giving the protein MSPDERDDEEREAEHYDVDPPRSVFSALWFRVVLVVIVIGVVAAVAVPYVLEWMNPPPPRTTDLKPGMPTVRPPSPPVAPPAPAPQPPPAAKREPAPAMPAIAAKPPEPTLEEKPKAAAPAPAPKKAVARKPAKAVAKAPAAAGGAYFVQVGAFKDPEHARKLVAKLRGDKFRVSESMTGARDEKPAAPAPAASGADKYDVFVSGGAVAEINAKLAAKGLATETAANGVVVKPSLPLREAVALSKDLAVDGLKVQVRRAAGASPAPPPPAAPAPAASGDGLHRVMVGPFADRAEAAEALQALRGKGYKDSFIARGGA; this is encoded by the coding sequence ATGAGTCCTGACGAGCGGGACGACGAGGAGCGCGAAGCCGAACACTACGACGTCGATCCGCCGCGCTCCGTGTTCTCCGCGCTGTGGTTCCGCGTGGTGCTGGTCGTGATCGTGATCGGTGTGGTCGCGGCTGTCGCAGTCCCGTACGTGCTGGAGTGGATGAACCCGCCGCCGCCCCGGACGACCGATCTCAAGCCCGGGATGCCGACGGTCAGGCCCCCTTCGCCACCCGTCGCTCCTCCCGCGCCCGCGCCGCAGCCGCCGCCCGCCGCAAAGAGGGAGCCCGCGCCCGCCATGCCGGCGATCGCGGCGAAGCCGCCCGAGCCGACGCTCGAGGAGAAGCCGAAGGCGGCGGCGCCGGCCCCGGCCCCGAAGAAAGCGGTGGCCCGCAAGCCCGCGAAGGCCGTCGCGAAGGCGCCGGCCGCCGCGGGCGGCGCGTACTTCGTCCAGGTCGGCGCGTTCAAGGATCCCGAGCACGCCCGAAAGCTCGTCGCCAAGCTGCGCGGCGACAAGTTCCGCGTCAGCGAATCCATGACCGGCGCGCGTGACGAGAAGCCGGCGGCCCCCGCACCGGCCGCGAGCGGCGCCGACAAGTACGACGTGTTCGTCAGCGGCGGCGCGGTTGCCGAGATCAACGCGAAGCTCGCGGCGAAGGGGCTCGCCACCGAGACCGCGGCGAACGGTGTCGTCGTGAAGCCGAGCCTGCCGCTGCGAGAGGCCGTCGCGCTCTCGAAGGACCTGGCCGTGGACGGGCTGAAGGTGCAGGTGCGCCGCGCCGCGGGCGCGTCACCGGCGCCGCCGCCGCCCGCCGCCCCCGCGCCCGCGGCGAGCGGCGACGGGCTCCATCGCGTGATGGTGGGACCGTTCGCCGACCGCGCGGAGGCCGCCGAGGCCCTCCAGGCGCTCCGCGGGAAGGGCTACAAGGACTCGTTCATCGCGCGGGGCGGGGCGTGA